The following nucleotide sequence is from Flavimarina sp. Hel_I_48.
AAATGCGGCGTTGATCTCTTCGTTTGAATTGGCTACAAAAGGACCATGTTGTACTACGCGTTCCCCTATGGGTTTTCCCTGTAATAAAAGGAGTTTTGCCGGTTTTGATCCGTTTTTAAGGGTAAGTTCTTCCGCAGCATCGGCGATAATGCGGTGCATGGGCGGGATTTCAAAATCTTCCGCACGCAATTGATCGCCCTCGAAGAAATAAAGTGATCTATTAACTTCCGGGGATGCCGTGGGGAGCGTAAATGTAGCGTCTGCTTCCATGGAAATGATCCAGATATTAACGTCATTTTTTGCATTTGCCGCCCAGGAATCTGGGTTGGGCTTTAAAGCAGCGTTGTCTTCATAGTTTCCGGCAACGATTTTGATTTCCGTATTTTTGTTTAAAGTATCTTTAACGTTCACTACGGGAATATTCTCATGCCAGAACATGCCAAAATAAGGTTCTACCTGCTTGTTTTTAGCTGGTAGGTTGAGCCAAATCTGGAATAAAAGCAATGGATTTTCTTTTTCTTTGTAGATCAGTGGGAACATTTCACTGTGCTGCACACCTTTGCCCGCGGTCATCCATTGTACGTCACCCTGTCCAAAACGTCCAGAAGCTCCCAAGGAATCAGAATGATCTACAAAGCCGTGTTCAGCAATGGTAACGGTTTCAAAGCCTACGTGAGGATGCGCAGGAAAACCGGGAACGGTCCTGCCATGATACATCGCCCAACCTTCTTTCTGAACAAAATCCTGACCCAGGCTGCGCCCGGCCAATGAAGCTTGTGGCCCCATTTGTTCATTTCCTCTGGGATAGGCATCATTATGAAAAGCGCAGAAAAGAAAGGGATCTGCTGTTTCCCATTGTGCATGAAGTTGTTTGACTTTTAATATTGCTCCCATAGTTTTGCCTGTATTTGTACTGCCGTTCCTGTAATATTTATGTAAATTTAAAATAAACTTAGTAGACGGCAATTTGTTGCATTTGTCGTGTTTTTAAGCCGAAAATAACCAATTTTAAGACCTTTAAGCTCAATTTTTTATATGGAATTTTTTCAAAAGGAAATAGCACTTGCCGCAAGAAATCGGGGTTTTCACCTTATTACTTCAGAAATCACCTCACAATTCCATGAGATAGGAAAAATCACTTTGGGTCAATTGCAGGTTTTCATAAAGCATACATCCGCCGGATTAACCATTAATGAAAATGCAGATCCCAGTGTTCGTACAGATTTTGAAAGCCATATCAATAAAATGATTCCTGAGAATGCTCCTTATTACGTGCACACCTTAGAAGGTCCTGATGACATGCCAGCGCATATCAAGGCATCGCTTATGGGAAGCTCCGTGACCTTGCCCATAACTAACGGCAAACTCAATCTGGGCACCTGGCAAGGCATTTATCTCTGCGAGCATCGTAATCATGGAGGGAAAAGACGTTTAGTCTTAACTGCCTTTGGCAGCTAATGCTTTTTTCTTCGCCGCAATAAGCTCTTCGAGAACGTCTTCAACGCCTTCTTCGTTATTACTTTTGGTTTGAAAACGAGCCGCTTGCAGTATATTGGGATGCGCATTTTGCATCGCGTAGCTAAAATGCGCTTCTTCCATCATTTCAAGATCATTGTTGTAATCTCCTAACACGAGCGTTTCTTCTTTTGTAATACCAAGAAGTTTTTGAACATGTTTAAGCGCCTTGCCCTTATTTGTTTTAGTATCTGAAATGTCCAGCCAGTTTTCTGCAGAAACTTTAACTTTTATATCTCTATCATCATTTTTAAAGGCTGGAAAAGTAGAATTTTCTGAACCTTTAAAACTGTAGACCGCAATCTTAAAGAATTCGTCATCTTCAACAACTTGCATAAGATCTTCTACTTTTTCATATCGCACGTAATATTCTGGAAAGATGGATAAAAATTCAGAGTGGTCTGATTCTACGTAGGCTTGTCTCTTCCCGCAGAGAACCATGTGCGCATCTTCTAATCCACGTATTTTTTCTATCAACAATTTGACGGTATCCCTATTGAGCGACATGGTAAGTAGAACCTCGTTTTTGCGCTGTGAAATCCCACCATTTTCAGCAATTACGGTAATCCCGTCTTTTATAGGCTCCAATTTATCAATAATGCTGAAATACTGTCTTCCGCTTGCGGCGATAAAATGTACATCCAGATCAAGTAGCTCTTCATAAAGTGAAAAAAAGCGGTCACTTACCTTTCCATCTTTATTAAGAAGCGTCCCATCCATATCGCTTACGACTAACCGTACCTGTGCTAAATCCATAATTTTCTTGTAAGCTGCAAAAGTAGGATATTCAAACCAGGAAGGAGTTAGTAAAAGGTTAAGGGTTGCAAAGGGAATACGTTCTCGCTACACTGAAAAATATTCTGGAAATTCCCTCTGCAAAAGATTCAAATAATGTGCAAAACACTAAAAAAGCCCCAAAATCGAGAGATTTTGGGGCTTTTTTAGCAGTTTTTCCTATTAATTGCTATTAATTCCTTGGTGTTTTATTAGAAGTGGATTTAGAACCTACACGGGACATTGCATTTCTAAAACCAATATCATCTGTAGCCATGGTTTGAGGTAGATAGCGACGTTGCGCAGGGTCTAACCAATATTCCCTATCTCTCCAGGAGCCACCTTTGTAAACCCTAACTTCATTATCAATAAGGGTAGTACGGTTATTGTTTTTATCATAATTGCGAACCATTTCCCCATCCTGACTGCTTACATTATTGATGGGAGAATCATACATACGGTCAGCATTCTCATCGTAACCCTGAAAATTGCGCGAGGACTGTTTGTCACCATCCCTGTAGTCACGGTTATCACTTTCGGTGAACTGGGTTCTCATATACGTGTCATCCTCTGTAATGGGAACCTGTAAAATCTGTCCAGGAAGGTTGCGGGCAACGATTTTTCCGTTTTCAAGCGTATCATAAACGATCTCACTGGTGGTCAATACTTTTACACTACCATCTTCATTGATAGCGTTCTTCGTATAAACGTTACCTCTATAATAATTGAAATCGTTGAATTCATCATCAATAATGGGGCGATAAACGTCTGCAACCCATTCAGAAACATTACCGGCCATATCATAAAGTCCGTAGTCGTTAGGGGCGTATGATTTTATTTCAGCCGTGATGTCTGCATTATCATCAGACCAACCTGCAATCCCACCATAATCACCGGCGCCTTGTTTAAAGTTTGCCAATTGATCGCCGCGTGTTCTACGGTTTCCAGATCTGGTGTAAGAACCATCCCATGGATATTTTTTACGTCCTCTATATGCGTTGTATTCACGTAGTCCTATAAGACCTAGAGCTGCGTATTCCCATTCTGCTTCCGTAGGAAGTCTGTATTTTGTGGTAGAGATAATACCATCGCTCATTTGAACATAGATATTACTAGCCGCAGTTGAGTCAGAATCGTTTGTTGAACGTGGAGTGTTCATTTTTTCACGACGTTCAGATTCCCTTCCTCCACGGGTAATAGAGTCATTACCTCCATAAGCTAGGGTAGGCGCCTGTAAATACGTATCTGTATCAAAAGTTGCCTCGGCATCGTAGGTATATTTCGCACCTTTTGCCGTATAGCCTTCACGCTCTAACAAAAGTTCGTTATAACGGTTTGTTCTCCAGTTACTGAATTCAACAGCCTGTATCCAGCTTACTCCAACGACGGGATATTCGCGATATGCCGGGTGTCGCAGGTAATTTTCGGTCATGGTCTCATTGAAGCCAAGACGGTTACGCCATACCAATGTATCAGGAAGGGCACCGTAATAAATATTTCTATAATTAGCCTCTGTGGGGGGGAATACTTTCTTTAGATAATCAAGATATTCAAGGTACATGAGATTGGTCACCTCTGTCTCATCCATATAAAAAGACTGTACGTGCTGTTGCGTGGGATTGTTGTTCCAGTCGTACATTACATCGTCCTGAACACGTCCCATTGTAAATGTTCCTCCTTCTACAAAAACAAGACCTGGGGCAGCTTCCTGCTCCTTATAATCTGTATTCGCCTGAAAACCTCCATCCCTATCATTAATGCTCCATCCGGTTGCCCTTGAGGAATTTTTGTAATCATTTTTGCGACCACATGCTGTAAGTAAAAGTGCCGAAAGGCCTACAACAAAGGTTCTTTGAACAAGATTTCTATTCATCTTTTAAGTTTCTTTTATAAGCAAATTTGGGGCTGCAATATACTAATTCACAAGAAATAATCAAGCGATTAAAGAATTTTGCAGTCTGTCAAAATCAGATACTATGTTCTGAAAACGTAATATTTTCCGCTTTAGTATTGCGTTGAACTATTTTTGCGCATTCATTATTTTATACTTTGCTTTGCATAATAGCGTTATTATTTTGATGAAAAAAAAGATACTGATTTTTTTAGTCTTCCTTTCTATTGGCATAAACCATGCGCAAACAAGGCGTTTTGCGATAACCTGGGAAGAAAAAATGAACGTATCTACAGATCAGAAACCTATCTATGTACCTGGTTTTGACGCAGCCAATTTCTCCTACGATGCCATGGAAGGTTTGCGCTATTATGCGCAATGGGAGGAAACCGGCAGTTTTACAAATCCCACAATAACCGGCATTGTAAGTGAGCCTATTAGTGCAAGTCAATTACAGGATCTCGATATTTCTATTATCCCCAATAAAGTTCAATTTACCCATGGGCGTTCGCGAGCCCGGGGTGTTTCCTACGCATGGGCGGGTATAGCCCCTATATATAAAGACAATGGTATTCTTAAACGGGTCACGGCATTTACCGTTGGCTTTTCCGCGCAGCGAAGCAATCAAAAGCAAGCCATTAATACGTTAAACGTAACCAATTCTGTGCTGGCCAGTGGGGATTTTTTCAAGTTCTATATTGATAAAACAGGGGTTTTTAAGTTGGATAAACAGTTTCTGGAAAGCCTGGGAATGAATGTGAACGCGATAGATCCAAACGCATTGAAAATTTATGGGAATGGCGGGGAAATGCTACCGCTCTTAAATATGGACAATACCGTTTTTGATCCCAGGGAAAACAGCATCAAAGTAGTGGGCGGTAACGATGGCTCTTTTGATACGGGCGATTATATTTTGTTTTACGGGGTTGGAACACGTGGTTTTAATGAAGAAAGCCTCACGCACATAAATGCCTACGATGACCGCTCTTATTATTTTATTACCGCAGGCGGAAGTACAGGTAAACGCATAACGACCATGCAACAACCACAAGGGTCTGCAACGCAGCAGATCACGACTTTTGACGATTATCAATTCCATGAAGAAGATAATGAGAACCTCGTGAAACTGGGTCGCCGTTGGTTTGGGGAGCGCTTTGATTTTCAGAACGAACAGGATTTTGTTTTTGATTTCCCTAATCTCGTTGCCGGTCAGCCGGTGAAGGTAAGGGCTTATGCTGCGGCGATTTCAGAATCCCCTACGGGCATGAATGTTTCCGTAAATGGTCAAAGTTTAACCACTTTAAACTTTTCTCCCATAAGTGATGCGATCCTTGCCCAGGCCAGGAGCTATGATTCTTTTTACAATCCAGCAGGAAATCCGGGTATAGGTGTGTCTTCCTCAGAAATTACCGTGAACCTGTCCTATAGCAATGGTGGCAATCCATCCAGTAGGGGATATCTTGATTTCATCGCCCTGCAGGCGGAACGCGAATTGCGTGGTGCAGGTGCCCAGCTAGCTTTTCAGAAAAATACTACCATTAATGCATCTGGTGTGGCAGAATATGTGCTGCAAGACGCCGCGCAATTTTCCGAAATATGGGAAGTTACTGATCCTTTTGCCATAAAAACGGCTGAAAATACAGGTAATTTACCGGTTTTTAGCTTTAAATCTGCGGTAGGTGTTCTGCGAAAATTTGTCGCTGTAAATCCAGATGATTTTTATGTTCCATTACGTGAAAACGGCAATACAAGGCTCACAAATCAGAATCTAAAAGGAACGATTTTTAATGGTAACGGCGGTTTTCAGGATATTGATTATCTTATGGTCACGAGTGATTTGCTTCGGCCGCAGGCCGAAAGACTTGCGCAGCATAACCGGGATATCAGAGGATTGAATGTAAAGGTAGTTACCATTGACGAGATTTATAACGAGTTTAGTTCTGGTCATGCAGATATAGGTGCCATACGTAATTTTGTGCGCTATGTTTATGAGAATGCCTCTTCTGAAGCCAGGCGCTTGCGTTATCTGTGTTTGTTTGGTGATACTTCGATAGATTACAAGGATAGGATTCCCGGCAACAATAACATAGTTCCCACCTTCAATACGTACAATAGTTTTTCACAGGCCACCAGTTATATGAGCGATGATTATTTTGGCTCACTGGATCCCTTTGAAGGTATTATTGAGGACGGAAGTCCCATAGGCAGTGGCGGTCGCGATAGGTTGGATATTGCGGTGGGCAGGATCATAGCAGACACTCCACAGCTCGCCAATCAAGTTGTGAACAAAATCATCAATTACGATCTGGACGATTCCTTTGGCCGCTGGCGGAATAATTTTGTTCTTGTTTCTGATGATGTGGACGTCTCCTGGGAATTTACCGAACTTGAAAGTACGTTAGATGCCCTTGGCGATGATATACAGCGTGAAAAACCTTTTGTAAATGTGGTGAAAATTCACAGTGATAGTTACCAGCAGGAATCTTCAGCCGGTGGGGATCGCTATCCTGAAGTAAATCTTGCCATTGCAGATGCACTGGAAGTGGGGACACTTGTACTGAATTATTTGGGTCACGGCAGTGAAGATACCCTCGCTTCAGAATTTATTTTTACCAGGGCCAATGCGCAAGCGCTAAATAACGGGACAAGATTGCCGGTAATTGTTACCGTGACCTGTGAATTCACGCGTTTTGATAATCCTACACGTCCTGCCGCAGGTGAAGAATTATTCTGGAACGCTGACGGTGGTGCCGTGGGTCTTGTGGCGACAACCAGGCAGATTTCGGTAAGGTTAGGGGTTAATTTTAATAGGGTGCTGGCAGGGAATTTATTTTCCTTTGGTACAAACACCATTCGCAGCGTTGCCGAAAACCTTCGGGAAACAAAAAACATGATCAATGATTCTAAGCGCAGGGTGATTTTTTTCATAGGCGATCCCGCAATGAAACTGGCATTTCCACAGCCCAGCATTCGGCTTACCACGATAAACGACGTTCCTCTCACGCAAGCCGTAGATACCCTTAAGGCACTGAGCAAAGTAAAGTTGGGCGGGGAGGTAATCAACGCGGGTGGCCAGCGCATACCCAATTATAACGGTACGCTTTCCGCAACCGTTTATGATAAATATATAGACCGCCAGACGCTGGGCAATGACGGTACGCGCGGTGCAAATGGGAATCTTTTGATCCTTGATTTCAAATCCCTGGGGACGATTTTATACCGCGGGCAGGCCTCTATAGATAATGGTGGTTTCAACTTTGATTTTGTGGTGCCCAAAGATGCGCTCATACCTACGGGGAATGGGCGGGTAAGCTTATATGCGAAAAGGGAAAACCAACTGGAGGATCAAACGGGTGCCAATCAACAAATCATTGTAGGCGGACTCAACGAAAATGCCCCTGAAGACAATACTGGTCCGCTGATTAAACTTTACATGAATGATGAAAGTTTTGTCAATGGAGGTGTTACAAATACATCACCTTTTTTACTGGTGCAACTGGAGGATGATAATGGAATAAATACGGCCAGCGGGATAGGACATGACCTGGTGGCAATCTTAGACGGTAATGAAACAGAGCCTATCATTCTCAATGATTTTTATGAAAGTGATGTTGATAATTTCAATTTAGGAAAAGCGCTGCGCAAATTAAGGGATCTTGAACCGGGATTGCACACTGTAAGCGTAAAAGCCTGGGACACCTATAATAACTCATCTACGGCAGATCTTCAGTTTGTCGTGGCGGGAGATGACAATATACAATTAGAAAACGTGCTCAATTATCCCAATCCTTTTGTGAATTACACAGAGTTTTGGTTCAATCATAACCGGCCATATGAGCCGCTTGACGTGCAGGTTCAGATTTTTACAATTAGTGGTAAGGTGGTCAAAACAATCAATAGAAATGTGATGACCACAGGCTTTTTATCACGGGAGATAACCTGGGATGGTCGGGATGATTTTGGAGATAAAATAGGTAAAGGTGTATATGTATACAAGATTACCGTTAAATCTACGTTAACCAATAAAAAGGTTGAAAAATTTGAGAAACTTGTAATCCTCTAATCATTAATTGTACTTAAAATTTATATTTGTCAAAAATCACTACCAAGCATGAAAAAATCACTATTACTTTTTGCCCTTATCGGTATCATAGGAGCTAATACTTCTAACGCTCAAGAAGTTACCGGAAGCAGGGTTATTACCACAGGTGTTCCCTTTTTAACCATTGCCGCAGATGCACGCGCTGCCGGTATGGGAGATCAGGGGGTGGCTACCAGTCCTGATGCATATTCCCAGCAATGGAACCCAGCGAAATACGCTTTTATAGAACAACAGCAGGGAGTAGGTGTGAACTATACGCCTTATTTGAGCCAGCTGGTAAATGATATATTCCTTGGGCAGGTTACGTATTACAATAGATTGGATGAAAAGAGTGCCATAGGAGCAAGTTTGCGTTATTTTAGTTTAGGTGAAATTGAAGCGAGACAAAATCCTGATGAACTGGGACTTTTGTTGAAACCAAATGAATTTACGTTAGATGTATCTTATGCGTTGCGACTAAGTGAGCGCTTCTCTCTTGCTGTCGCTATGCGTTATTTACGTAGTGATCTAAAACTACAGGTAGATAGTGACGATGCAAGTGCAGCAGGATCCTTTGGTGTGGATATCGCTGGTTATTACCAGTCTGAAGAAGTTCCCGTAAGTGATTTTTATGGTCGCTGGAAAGGGGGTTTCAATATTTCCAATATCGGACCAAAAATCAAGTACGATGATGCTGGTCAGGAAAACTTTATTCCCACGAATATGAAACTGGGTGGTGGATTTGACTTTATTTTAGATCCTTATAATACCGTAAGTCTTGGCCTTGAATTGAACAAATTATTAGTGCCATCTCCGCAGGATTTTAATGGCGACGGAACCATAGATTCAGAAGATGCCCGTGAATATCAGGACATCGGCTTCTTTAGCGGAATGTTTCAATCCTTTGGAGATGCTCCAGACGGTTTTAGCGAGGAACTTAAAGAATTTACCTGGTCCCTGGGAGCAGAATACGTTTACGATGATGCTTTTAGCCTTCGTACCGGTTATTTCAATGAGAGTGATCTGAAAGGTTCACGTAAATTCGCAACATTAGGTCTTGGCTTTAAATACACAACCATAGATATTGACGTTTCTTATTTGTTTTCTACTTCTAGCGTGCGCAATCCTTTGGAAAATACCCTTCGTTTTGGTATTACCTTTGGTTTTGGAAATGAATACTCAGAGTATTAAGCCAAGGAATGAAAAAAATAGAGATTGCCACAACGCTTGCTGTTTATGACTCCCTTGATGAACTTCCGGAGGATGTTCAATATCTAATGCAAAGGTCTTTTAAAGCGAGGGACGCTGCTTATGCACCCTATTCCAGTTTTCATGTGGGAGCGGCTATCTTACTTGAAAACGGAGAGGTTCTTTCCGGAAGCAATCAGGAAAATGCTTCGTATCCTTCTGGACTTTGTGCAGAGCGTACGGCAATTTATTATGCTGGGGCAAATTACCCTGACATTGCGATAAAGACCATGGCGATCTCTGCAAAAGCGATGGGCAAATCAACTACAAAGCCAGTTCCTCCCTGTGGTGCTTGCCGTCAGGCCATTGCAGAGTATGAAGTCAGGCAAAAACAGCCCATAGTACTTTACTTTATGGGGGACGCTGGTCAGGTTTTCAAAAGTGAATCCCTGGAAAATCTATTACCACTTTTATTTACTCAGGATTATTTATAGAAATATGCAGTTTTGAAGTATATTTTGGCCGTTTTTGCTTCCAAAATGCTTAAAAAACGGCTTTTTATAATTTTACGATAAAGGGTTTTAGGTTTGCCCTTTAATATATTATTTTTGTTGTCCATTGTAAAAATACCGTTGTTCTTAAGACAATTGAAATTTTGCTTTGAATAAAGAAATAAATTTACGTTCGGCCTACATATAAACTGTCCGGACTCCATTCTCATAATATTATATAGATGAAAGAAATAACAGAAGAGGTTTATCTGGACTGGTATGAACAAATGTATTTCTGGCGCAAGTTTGAAGACAAACTGGCTCAGGTGTACATTCAGCAAAAAGTTAGGGGTTTCCTTCACTTATATAATGGTCAAGAGGCCATCCTTGCAGGAGCATTGCATGCAATGGACCTTACTAAAGACAGAATGATAACTGCCTATCGTAACCACGTACAGCCCATAGGTATGGGTGTAGATCCTAAACGTGTGATGGCAGAGCTATATGGCAAAAAAACCGGAACCTCCATGGGTATGGGAGGTTCTATGCATATTTTTTCTAAAGAACACCGCTTTTACGGTGGCCACGGTATTGTGGGAGGACAGATTCCATTAGGTGCAGGCCTTGCGTTTGCAGATAAATATTTCAAAAGAGACTCGGTTACATTGACCTTTTTTGGCGATGGTGCGGCACGTCAGGGTTCATTGCACGAGACTTTCAACATGGCGAT
It contains:
- the porV gene encoding type IX secretion system outer membrane channel protein PorV, which encodes MKKSLLLFALIGIIGANTSNAQEVTGSRVITTGVPFLTIAADARAAGMGDQGVATSPDAYSQQWNPAKYAFIEQQQGVGVNYTPYLSQLVNDIFLGQVTYYNRLDEKSAIGASLRYFSLGEIEARQNPDELGLLLKPNEFTLDVSYALRLSERFSLAVAMRYLRSDLKLQVDSDDASAAGSFGVDIAGYYQSEEVPVSDFYGRWKGGFNISNIGPKIKYDDAGQENFIPTNMKLGGGFDFILDPYNTVSLGLELNKLLVPSPQDFNGDGTIDSEDAREYQDIGFFSGMFQSFGDAPDGFSEELKEFTWSLGAEYVYDDAFSLRTGYFNESDLKGSRKFATLGLGFKYTTIDIDVSYLFSTSSVRNPLENTLRFGITFGFGNEYSEY
- a CDS encoding cytidine deaminase translates to MKKIEIATTLAVYDSLDELPEDVQYLMQRSFKARDAAYAPYSSFHVGAAILLENGEVLSGSNQENASYPSGLCAERTAIYYAGANYPDIAIKTMAISAKAMGKSTTKPVPPCGACRQAIAEYEVRQKQPIVLYFMGDAGQVFKSESLENLLPLLFTQDYL
- a CDS encoding Cof-type HAD-IIB family hydrolase, whose translation is MDLAQVRLVVSDMDGTLLNKDGKVSDRFFSLYEELLDLDVHFIAASGRQYFSIIDKLEPIKDGITVIAENGGISQRKNEVLLTMSLNRDTVKLLIEKIRGLEDAHMVLCGKRQAYVESDHSEFLSIFPEYYVRYEKVEDLMQVVEDDEFFKIAVYSFKGSENSTFPAFKNDDRDIKVKVSAENWLDISDTKTNKGKALKHVQKLLGITKEETLVLGDYNNDLEMMEEAHFSYAMQNAHPNILQAARFQTKSNNEEGVEDVLEELIAAKKKALAAKGS
- the gldJ gene encoding gliding motility lipoprotein GldJ, encoding MNRNLVQRTFVVGLSALLLTACGRKNDYKNSSRATGWSINDRDGGFQANTDYKEQEAAPGLVFVEGGTFTMGRVQDDVMYDWNNNPTQQHVQSFYMDETEVTNLMYLEYLDYLKKVFPPTEANYRNIYYGALPDTLVWRNRLGFNETMTENYLRHPAYREYPVVGVSWIQAVEFSNWRTNRYNELLLEREGYTAKGAKYTYDAEATFDTDTYLQAPTLAYGGNDSITRGGRESERREKMNTPRSTNDSDSTAASNIYVQMSDGIISTTKYRLPTEAEWEYAALGLIGLREYNAYRGRKKYPWDGSYTRSGNRRTRGDQLANFKQGAGDYGGIAGWSDDNADITAEIKSYAPNDYGLYDMAGNVSEWVADVYRPIIDDEFNDFNYYRGNVYTKNAINEDGSVKVLTTSEIVYDTLENGKIVARNLPGQILQVPITEDDTYMRTQFTESDNRDYRDGDKQSSRNFQGYDENADRMYDSPINNVSSQDGEMVRNYDKNNNRTTLIDNEVRVYKGGSWRDREYWLDPAQRRYLPQTMATDDIGFRNAMSRVGSKSTSNKTPRN
- a CDS encoding secondary thiamine-phosphate synthase enzyme YjbQ is translated as MEFFQKEIALAARNRGFHLITSEITSQFHEIGKITLGQLQVFIKHTSAGLTINENADPSVRTDFESHINKMIPENAPYYVHTLEGPDDMPAHIKASLMGSSVTLPITNGKLNLGTWQGIYLCEHRNHGGKRRLVLTAFGS
- a CDS encoding pirin family protein; the encoded protein is MGAILKVKQLHAQWETADPFLFCAFHNDAYPRGNEQMGPQASLAGRSLGQDFVQKEGWAMYHGRTVPGFPAHPHVGFETVTIAEHGFVDHSDSLGASGRFGQGDVQWMTAGKGVQHSEMFPLIYKEKENPLLLFQIWLNLPAKNKQVEPYFGMFWHENIPVVNVKDTLNKNTEIKIVAGNYEDNAALKPNPDSWAANAKNDVNIWIISMEADATFTLPTASPEVNRSLYFFEGDQLRAEDFEIPPMHRIIADAAEELTLKNGSKPAKLLLLQGKPIGERVVQHGPFVANSNEEINAAFSRFRESEFGGWPWPSPEHTHVLDAKRFAIFPDGKEENPG
- the porU gene encoding type IX secretion system sortase PorU codes for the protein MKKKILIFLVFLSIGINHAQTRRFAITWEEKMNVSTDQKPIYVPGFDAANFSYDAMEGLRYYAQWEETGSFTNPTITGIVSEPISASQLQDLDISIIPNKVQFTHGRSRARGVSYAWAGIAPIYKDNGILKRVTAFTVGFSAQRSNQKQAINTLNVTNSVLASGDFFKFYIDKTGVFKLDKQFLESLGMNVNAIDPNALKIYGNGGEMLPLLNMDNTVFDPRENSIKVVGGNDGSFDTGDYILFYGVGTRGFNEESLTHINAYDDRSYYFITAGGSTGKRITTMQQPQGSATQQITTFDDYQFHEEDNENLVKLGRRWFGERFDFQNEQDFVFDFPNLVAGQPVKVRAYAAAISESPTGMNVSVNGQSLTTLNFSPISDAILAQARSYDSFYNPAGNPGIGVSSSEITVNLSYSNGGNPSSRGYLDFIALQAERELRGAGAQLAFQKNTTINASGVAEYVLQDAAQFSEIWEVTDPFAIKTAENTGNLPVFSFKSAVGVLRKFVAVNPDDFYVPLRENGNTRLTNQNLKGTIFNGNGGFQDIDYLMVTSDLLRPQAERLAQHNRDIRGLNVKVVTIDEIYNEFSSGHADIGAIRNFVRYVYENASSEARRLRYLCLFGDTSIDYKDRIPGNNNIVPTFNTYNSFSQATSYMSDDYFGSLDPFEGIIEDGSPIGSGGRDRLDIAVGRIIADTPQLANQVVNKIINYDLDDSFGRWRNNFVLVSDDVDVSWEFTELESTLDALGDDIQREKPFVNVVKIHSDSYQQESSAGGDRYPEVNLAIADALEVGTLVLNYLGHGSEDTLASEFIFTRANAQALNNGTRLPVIVTVTCEFTRFDNPTRPAAGEELFWNADGGAVGLVATTRQISVRLGVNFNRVLAGNLFSFGTNTIRSVAENLRETKNMINDSKRRVIFFIGDPAMKLAFPQPSIRLTTINDVPLTQAVDTLKALSKVKLGGEVINAGGQRIPNYNGTLSATVYDKYIDRQTLGNDGTRGANGNLLILDFKSLGTILYRGQASIDNGGFNFDFVVPKDALIPTGNGRVSLYAKRENQLEDQTGANQQIIVGGLNENAPEDNTGPLIKLYMNDESFVNGGVTNTSPFLLVQLEDDNGINTASGIGHDLVAILDGNETEPIILNDFYESDVDNFNLGKALRKLRDLEPGLHTVSVKAWDTYNNSSTADLQFVVAGDDNIQLENVLNYPNPFVNYTEFWFNHNRPYEPLDVQVQIFTISGKVVKTINRNVMTTGFLSREITWDGRDDFGDKIGKGVYVYKITVKSTLTNKKVEKFEKLVIL